The following proteins are encoded in a genomic region of Elgaria multicarinata webbii isolate HBS135686 ecotype San Diego chromosome 16, rElgMul1.1.pri, whole genome shotgun sequence:
- the GLCE gene encoding D-glucuronyl C5-epimerase isoform X1 — MKSKFQVSSHYRYDVNMRCLAARVNYKTLIVICVLFTLVTVLLWNRCSSDKAVSFLRNPGGSFRAEGLEKRAAASESNNYVNSPAKQQSEEASPQEQQKAPPVVGGFHGNKVLGLKYEEIDCLINDEHTVKGRREGSEVFLPFSWVEKYFDVYGKIAQYDGYDRFEFSHSYSKVYAQRAPYHPDGVFMSFEGYNVEVRDRVKCISGVEGVPLSTQWGPQGYFYPIQIAQYGLSHYSKNLTEKPPHTEVYETAEEKDQSNRPGDWTVPKGCSVTTLPDKLRFTNVKQFFVPDNSDGASLQLGNTRDFIISFDLKFVTNGSISVVLETTEKNQFFTVHYVTNTQLIAFKEKDISYGIGPRTSWSTVTRDLITDLRKGVGLSNTKAVKQTKIMPKRVVRLVVKGKGFIDNVTISTTAHMAAFFAASDWLVRNQDEKGGWPIMVTRKLGEGFKSLEPGWYSAMAQGQAISTLVRAYLLTKDHTFLSSALRATAPYKLSSEQRGVKAIFMNKHDWYEEYPTSPSSFVLNGFMYSLIGLYDLKETAGEKLGKEAKLLYDRGMESLKAMLPLYDTGSGTIYDLRHFMLGAAPNLARWDYHTTHINQLQLLSTIDETPLFREFVKRWKSYLKGSRAKHN, encoded by the exons GTACGATGTGAATATGCGTTGCTTGGCGGCTCGTGTCAACTATAAGACTTTGATTGTCATCTGCGTTCTCTTCACCCTGGTCACGGTCCTGCTGTGGAATAGATGCTCCAGCGACAAAGCGGTGTCATTTCTGCGTAACCCAGGCGGCAGTTTCCGAGCAGAGGGACTGGAAAAACGAGCGGCTGCGTCGGAGAGCAACAACTACGTGAACAGCCCCGCCAAGCAGCAGAGCGAGGAGGCCTCACCCCAAGAGCAGCAGAAGGCTCCCCCTGTGGTCGGGGGCTTCCACGGGAACAAGGTCCTGGGGCTGAAGTATGAAGAAATTGACTGCCTGATCAATGACGAGCACACGGTcaaaggcaggagggaggggagcgaGGTCTTCCTGCCGTTCTCTTGGGTGGAGAAGTACTTTGATGTCTACGGGAAAATTGCCCAGTATGACGGCTACGACAGGTTTGAGTTCTCCCATAGTTACTCCAAAGTGTATGCACAGAGAGCGCCTTACCACCCAGACGGCGTCTTCATGTCCTTCGAGGGCTACAATGTGGAAGTCCGGGACAGAGTGAAATGTATAAGTGGCGTTGAAG GTGTGCCACTGTCCACCCAGTGGGGGCCACAAGGCTATTTCTACCCCATCCAGATTGCCCAGTATGGGCTCAGCCATTACAGCAAGAATCTGACTGAGAAGCCCCCTCACACAGAGGTGTATGAAACAGCTGAAGAGAAGGACCAGAGCAACCGGCCCGGTGACTGGACTGTACCCAAAGGCTGCTCTGTCACAACGCTGCCCGACAAGTTGAGATTCACAAACGTCAAGCAATTTTTTGTTCCAG aCAATTCGGATGGAGCTTCTCTGCAGCTGGGGAACACAAGGgactttattatttcttttgacCTCAAATTTGTAACAAATGGGAGCATTTCCGTGGTTCTGGAGACCACGGAGAAGAACCAATTCTTTACCGTGCACTATGTCACGAACACTCAGTTGATAGCTTTTAAGGAGAAAGACATTTCCTATGGCATCGGGCCCAGGACTAGCTGGAGCACAGTCACACGAGACCTCATCACAGACCTAAGGAAGGGCGTTGGCCTCTCTAACACAAAAGCAGTCAAGCAGACCAAAATCATGCCCAAAAGAGTGGTGAGGTTAGTGGTGAAGGGAAAGGGCTTCATTGACAATGTCACCATTTCAACCACGGCCCACATGGCggctttttttgctgccagtgatTGGCTGGTGAGGAACCAGGATGAAAAGGGTGGTTGGCCAATCATGGTGACCCGGAAGCTGGGGGAAGGCTTTAAATCTTTGGAGCCGGGCTGGTACTCTGCCATGGCACAAGGACAGGCCATTTCCACCTTGGTCAGGGCCTACCTGCTGACAAAAGACCACACGTTCCTCAGCTCGGCTCTGCGGGCAACAGCACCTTACAAGCTCTCGTCAGAGCAACGTGGTGTCAAAGCCATCTTCATGAACAAGCACGATTGGTACGAGGAATATCCAACCTCACCTAGCTCCTTCGTTTTAAATGGATTCATGTATTCGCTAATTGGACTGTATGACTTAAAGGAAACTGCGGGCGAGAAGCTAGGAAAAGAGGCCAAGCTGCTCTATGACCGGGGCATGGAGTCCCTGAAAGCCATGCTCCCGCTCTACGACACGGGCTCAGGAACCATCTATGACCTGCGGCACTTCATGCTCGGGGCAGCTCCCAACTTGGCCCGGTGGGACTATCACACGACCCACATCAATCAGCTTCAGCTCCTAAGCACGATAGATGAGACCCCCTTATTCAGAGAGTTTGTCAAGAGGTGGAAGAGTTACCTTAAGGGCAGCCGGGCAAAGCACAACTGA
- the GLCE gene encoding D-glucuronyl C5-epimerase isoform X2 codes for MRCLAARVNYKTLIVICVLFTLVTVLLWNRCSSDKAVSFLRNPGGSFRAEGLEKRAAASESNNYVNSPAKQQSEEASPQEQQKAPPVVGGFHGNKVLGLKYEEIDCLINDEHTVKGRREGSEVFLPFSWVEKYFDVYGKIAQYDGYDRFEFSHSYSKVYAQRAPYHPDGVFMSFEGYNVEVRDRVKCISGVEGVPLSTQWGPQGYFYPIQIAQYGLSHYSKNLTEKPPHTEVYETAEEKDQSNRPGDWTVPKGCSVTTLPDKLRFTNVKQFFVPDNSDGASLQLGNTRDFIISFDLKFVTNGSISVVLETTEKNQFFTVHYVTNTQLIAFKEKDISYGIGPRTSWSTVTRDLITDLRKGVGLSNTKAVKQTKIMPKRVVRLVVKGKGFIDNVTISTTAHMAAFFAASDWLVRNQDEKGGWPIMVTRKLGEGFKSLEPGWYSAMAQGQAISTLVRAYLLTKDHTFLSSALRATAPYKLSSEQRGVKAIFMNKHDWYEEYPTSPSSFVLNGFMYSLIGLYDLKETAGEKLGKEAKLLYDRGMESLKAMLPLYDTGSGTIYDLRHFMLGAAPNLARWDYHTTHINQLQLLSTIDETPLFREFVKRWKSYLKGSRAKHN; via the exons ATGCGTTGCTTGGCGGCTCGTGTCAACTATAAGACTTTGATTGTCATCTGCGTTCTCTTCACCCTGGTCACGGTCCTGCTGTGGAATAGATGCTCCAGCGACAAAGCGGTGTCATTTCTGCGTAACCCAGGCGGCAGTTTCCGAGCAGAGGGACTGGAAAAACGAGCGGCTGCGTCGGAGAGCAACAACTACGTGAACAGCCCCGCCAAGCAGCAGAGCGAGGAGGCCTCACCCCAAGAGCAGCAGAAGGCTCCCCCTGTGGTCGGGGGCTTCCACGGGAACAAGGTCCTGGGGCTGAAGTATGAAGAAATTGACTGCCTGATCAATGACGAGCACACGGTcaaaggcaggagggaggggagcgaGGTCTTCCTGCCGTTCTCTTGGGTGGAGAAGTACTTTGATGTCTACGGGAAAATTGCCCAGTATGACGGCTACGACAGGTTTGAGTTCTCCCATAGTTACTCCAAAGTGTATGCACAGAGAGCGCCTTACCACCCAGACGGCGTCTTCATGTCCTTCGAGGGCTACAATGTGGAAGTCCGGGACAGAGTGAAATGTATAAGTGGCGTTGAAG GTGTGCCACTGTCCACCCAGTGGGGGCCACAAGGCTATTTCTACCCCATCCAGATTGCCCAGTATGGGCTCAGCCATTACAGCAAGAATCTGACTGAGAAGCCCCCTCACACAGAGGTGTATGAAACAGCTGAAGAGAAGGACCAGAGCAACCGGCCCGGTGACTGGACTGTACCCAAAGGCTGCTCTGTCACAACGCTGCCCGACAAGTTGAGATTCACAAACGTCAAGCAATTTTTTGTTCCAG aCAATTCGGATGGAGCTTCTCTGCAGCTGGGGAACACAAGGgactttattatttcttttgacCTCAAATTTGTAACAAATGGGAGCATTTCCGTGGTTCTGGAGACCACGGAGAAGAACCAATTCTTTACCGTGCACTATGTCACGAACACTCAGTTGATAGCTTTTAAGGAGAAAGACATTTCCTATGGCATCGGGCCCAGGACTAGCTGGAGCACAGTCACACGAGACCTCATCACAGACCTAAGGAAGGGCGTTGGCCTCTCTAACACAAAAGCAGTCAAGCAGACCAAAATCATGCCCAAAAGAGTGGTGAGGTTAGTGGTGAAGGGAAAGGGCTTCATTGACAATGTCACCATTTCAACCACGGCCCACATGGCggctttttttgctgccagtgatTGGCTGGTGAGGAACCAGGATGAAAAGGGTGGTTGGCCAATCATGGTGACCCGGAAGCTGGGGGAAGGCTTTAAATCTTTGGAGCCGGGCTGGTACTCTGCCATGGCACAAGGACAGGCCATTTCCACCTTGGTCAGGGCCTACCTGCTGACAAAAGACCACACGTTCCTCAGCTCGGCTCTGCGGGCAACAGCACCTTACAAGCTCTCGTCAGAGCAACGTGGTGTCAAAGCCATCTTCATGAACAAGCACGATTGGTACGAGGAATATCCAACCTCACCTAGCTCCTTCGTTTTAAATGGATTCATGTATTCGCTAATTGGACTGTATGACTTAAAGGAAACTGCGGGCGAGAAGCTAGGAAAAGAGGCCAAGCTGCTCTATGACCGGGGCATGGAGTCCCTGAAAGCCATGCTCCCGCTCTACGACACGGGCTCAGGAACCATCTATGACCTGCGGCACTTCATGCTCGGGGCAGCTCCCAACTTGGCCCGGTGGGACTATCACACGACCCACATCAATCAGCTTCAGCTCCTAAGCACGATAGATGAGACCCCCTTATTCAGAGAGTTTGTCAAGAGGTGGAAGAGTTACCTTAAGGGCAGCCGGGCAAAGCACAACTGA